The following proteins are co-located in the Vigna unguiculata cultivar IT97K-499-35 chromosome 9, ASM411807v1, whole genome shotgun sequence genome:
- the LOC114195945 gene encoding cationic amino acid transporter 5-like, whose product MATSSRDNDEAEPQRGYWRWSKQDFLPEESFQSWNNYVSALSQTWLRFKDRLFSRSDDATETEELKKQSEHDMKRCLNWWDLIWFGFGAVIGAGIFVLTGQEAHDHAGAAIVLSYVASGFSAMLSVFCYTEFAVEVPSAGGSFAYLRVELGDFVAFITAGNILLESVIGSAAVARSWTSYFTNLLNRPKNSLRIKTNLKEGYNLLDPIASGVLVIASVITIISTRKTSFLNWIASAINTAVIIFVIIAGFLHADTSNLSPFLPYGAKGVFQAAAIIYFAYGGFDSIATMAEETKKPSRDIPIGLVGSMSMITVIYCLMALSLSMMQKYTEIDTGAAFSIAFQSVGMKWAKYVVAFGALKGMTTVLLVARLSQARYITHIARCHMIPPWFALVHPKTGTPINATLLITVASAIIAFFTGLDVLSSLISVSTLFVFMMISAALLVRRYYVRGVTPRENLVKLVMFLVVIIGSSIGISAFWGLNPNGWLGYTVAVPVWFLGTLGMSLFLNQQRVPRVWGVPFVPWLPSLSIATNVFLMGSLEYDAFIRFGVCTVVMLIYYFLFGLHATYDMAHQQQKLPSKVEHTETIKNEGP is encoded by the coding sequence ATGGCTACTAGCTCAAGAGACAACGATGAGGCAGAACCTCAAAGAGGGTATTGGAGATGGAGCAAACAAGATTTCTTGCCAGAAGAGTCCTTCCAAAGCTGGAACAACTACGTTTCTGCGCTCTCACAAACATGGCTAAGGTTCAAAGATCGTCTTTTCAGCAGATCGGATGATGCCACTGAGACAGAAGAGCTCAAGAAACAAAGTGAGCATGACATGAAACGTTGCCTCAACTGGTGGGATCTCATATGGTTCGGTTTTGGTGCAGTGATTGGAGCAGGAATCTTTGTGCTCACTGGTCAAGAGGCTCATGACCATGCTGGAGCAGCAATTGTTTTATCCTATGTTGCCTCAGGCTTCTCAGCAATGCTTTCTGTTTTCTGCTACACTGAGTTTGCTGTAGAAGTTCCATCAGCAGGAGGGTCATTTGCTTATCTGAGAGTTGAATTAGGAGACTTTGTTGCTTTCATTACAGCTGGGAACATTCTTCTTGAAAGTGTTATCGGAAGTGCAGCAGTGGCCAGATCATGGACTTCTTACTTCACAAACCTTTTGAACCGTCCAAAGAATTCATTGCGCATCAAAACAAATCTCAAAGAAGGGTACAACTTGTTGGACCCTATAGCTTCTGGGGTTCTGGTGATTGCCTCAGTGATCACAATAATCAGCACAAGAAAAACTTCATTCCTCAATTGGATAGCTTCTGCCATCAACACTGCTGTTATTATATTTGTGATTATTGCAGGGTTTCTTCATGCAGACACATCAAATCTGTCACCCTTTTTACCTTACGGTGCTAAGGGGGTGTTTCAGGCTGCAGCAATCATTTATTTTGCATATGGAGGGTTTGACAGTATTGCAACCATGGCTGAAGAAACCAAGAAACCATCAAGGGACATTCCAATAGGTTTGGTGGGGTCAATGTCCATGATCACAGTGATTTATTGCTTGATGGCACTCTCACTGAGCATGATGCAGAAGTACACAGAGATAGACACTGGTGCAGCTTTCTCAATTGCATTTCAGAGTGTGGGAATGAAGTGGGCAAAGTATGTGGTTGCTTTTGGTGCATTGAAGGGTATGACCACAGTGCTTCTGGTGGCAAGATTGTCACAGGCACGTTATATTACTCATATTGCACGGTGCCACATGATCCCACCATGGTTTGCTCTTGTGCATCCTAAGACAGGAACCCCCATAAATGCTACACTCTTGATCACTGTTGCAAGTGCCATCATAGCTTTTTTCACAGGCTTGGATGTGTTGTCAAGCTTGATATCTGTGAGCACACTCTTTGTGTTCATGATGATATCTGCAGCACTTTTGGTGAGGAGGTACTATGTGAGAGGGGTGACACCAAGAGAGAACCTGGTAAAGCTGGTAATGTTCTTGGTGGTCATTATTGGTTCCTCAATAGGAATTTCAGCGTTCTGGGGACTGAACCCTAATGGTTGGTTAGGATACACTGTGGCTGTTCCTGTTTGGTTCTTGGGAACATTAGGTATGTCACTGTTTTTGAATCAGCAAAGGGTGCCAAGAGTTTGGGGTGTTCCATTTGTGCCATGGTTGCCATCTTTGTCAATTGCAACAAATGTGTTCTTGATGGGGTCTTTGGAGTATGATGCTTTCATAAGATTTGGAGTGTGCACTGTGGTGATGCTGATCTACTATTTTCTGTTTGGTCTGCATGCAACTTATGATATGGCTCACCAACAACAGAAGCTGCCATCAAAAGTTGAGCACACAGAAACCATCAAGAATGAAGGGCCTTAG
- the LOC114163274 gene encoding cationic amino acid transporter 5-like: MATSSRVNDEAEPQRGYWRWSKQDFLPEESFQSWNNYVSALSQTWLRFKDRLFSRSDDATETEELKKQSEHDMKRCLNWWDLIWFGFGAVIGAGIFVLTGQEAHDHAGAAIVLSYVASGFSAMLSVFCYTEFAVEVPSAGGSFAYLRVELGDFVAFITAGNILLESVIGSAAVARSWTSYFTNLLNRPKNSLRIKTNLKEGYNLLDPIASGVLVIASVITIISTRKTSFLNWIASAINTAVIIFVIVAGFLHADTSNLSPFLPYGAKGVFQAAAIIYFAYGGFDHIATMAEETKKPSRDIPIGLVGSMSMITVIYCLMALSLSMMQKYTEIDTGAAFSVAFQHVGMKWAKYVVAFGALKGMTTVLLVGRLAQARYITHIARCHMIPPWFALVHHKTGTPINATLLITIASAIIAFFTGLKVLSSLISVSTLFVFMMISIALVVRRYYVRGVTPKENLLKLVIFLGLIIASSMGISAYWGLRSNGWFGYIVTVPFWFLATLGMSLFLTQQRAPRVWGVPLVPWFPSLSIATNVFLMGSLEYEAFIRFGACTVAMLIYYFLFGLHATYDMAHQQEKLQSKVDHRETIKNEGP, translated from the coding sequence ATGGCTACTAGCTCAAGAGTCAATGATGAGGCAGAACCTCAAAGAGGGTATTGGAGATGGAGCAAACAAGATTTCTTGCCAGAGGAGTCCTTCCAAAGCTGGAACAACTACGTTTCTGCGCTCTCACAAACATGGCTAAGGTTCAAGGATCGTCTCTTCAGCAGATCGGATGATGCCACTGAGACAGAAGAGCTCAAGAAACAAAGTGAGCATGACATGAAACGTTGCCTCAACTGGTGGGATCTCATATGGTTCGGTTTTGGTGCAGTGATTGGAGCAGGAATCTTTGTGCTCACTGGTCAAGAGGCTCATGACCATGCTGGAGCAGCAATTGTTTTATCTTATGTTGCCTCAGGTTTCTCAGCAATGCTTTCTGTTTTCTGCTACACTGAGTTTGCTGTAGAAGTTCCATCAGCAGGAGGGTCATTTGCTTATCTGAGAGTTGAATTAGGAGACTTTGTTGCTTTCATAACAGCTGGCAACATTCTTCTTGAAAGTGTTATTGGAAGTGCAGCAGTGGCCAGATCATGGACTTCTTACTTCACAAACCTTTTGAACCGTCCAAAGAATTCATTGCGCATCAAAACAAATCTCAAAGAGGGTTACAACTTGTTGGACCCTATAGCTTCTGGGGTTCTGGTGATTGCTTCAGTGATCACAATAATCAGCACAAGAAAAACTTCATTTCTCAATTGGATAGCTTCTGCCATTAACACTGCTGTTATTATATTTGTGATTGTAGCAGGGTTTCTTCATGCAGACACATCAAACTTGTCACCCTTTTTACCTTATGGGGCTAAGGGTGTGTTTCAAGCTGCagcaattatttattttgcatACGGAGGATTTGACCATATTGCAACCATGGCTGAAGAAACCAAGAAGCCATCAAGGGACATTCCTATAGGTTTGGTTGGGTCAATGTCCATGATCACAGTGATTTATTGCTTGATGGCACTCTCGCTGAGTATGATGCAGAAATACACAGAAATAGACACTGGTGCTGCATTCTCAGTTGCATTTCAGCATGTGGGGATGAAGTGGGCAAAGTATGTGGTGGCTTTTGGAGCCCTAAAGGGAATGACTACAGTGCTTCTGGTGGGGAGATTGGCGCAGGCACGTTATATTACTCACATTGCACGATGCCACATGATCCCACCATGGTTTGCTCTTGTGCACCATAAGACCGGAACCCCAATAAATGCTACATTGTTGATCACCATTGCAAGTGCCATCATAGCTTTTTTCACAGGCTTGAAGGTGCTGTCAAGCTTGATATCTGTGAGCACACTCTTCGTCTTCATGATGATATCTATTGCCCTTGTGGTGAGGAGGTACTACGTCAGAGGGGTCACACCAAAGGAGAACCTGTTAAAGCTAGTCATCTTCTTGGGACTTATCATTGCTTCTTCGATGGGAATTTCAGCCTACTGGGGGCTGAGGTCTAACGGTTGGTTTGGATACATTGTGACTGTTCCTTTTTGGTTCTTGGCAACTCTAGGGATGTCGTTGTTTTTGACTCAGCAGAGGGCGCCAAGAGTTTGGGGGGTTCCACTTGTCCCGTGGTTTCCATCTTTGTCAATTGCAACAAATGTCTTCCTTATGGGGTCTTTGGAGTATGAAGCCTTCATAAGATTTGGAGCGTGCACAGTGGCAATGCTAATCTACTATTTTCTCTTTGGACTCCATGCAACTTATGATATGGCTCACCAACAAGAAAAGCTGCAATCGAAAGTTGATCACAGAGAAACCATCAAGAATGAAGGGCCATAG
- the LOC114163273 gene encoding pentatricopeptide repeat-containing protein At4g20090, producing the protein MIHAMPKCSTTNLLKHLPTTLHRYFSLTLAFPFHSFSTHGPQPHPSAEIFKSGTKMGSYKLGDLSFYSLIQNHASTLDFGSLEVVLDQMKRERRAFLENNFIVMFKAYGKAHLPEKAVDLFLRMRGEFQCKQTVKSFNSVLNVVIQEGLFNRALEFYSHVVASKNFNIHPNALTFNLVIKAMCRLGLVDQAVEVFREIPLRNCAPDLYTYSTLMHGLCQEGRIDEAISLLDEMQVEGTFPNPVAFNVLISALCKNGDLARAAKLVDNMFLKGCVPNEVTYNALVHGLCLKGKLEKAVSMLNKMVMSKCVPNDVTFGTLINGFVKQGRASDGARVLVSLEERGHRGNEFVYSSLISGLCKEGKFNHAMQLWKEMVGKGCEPNTIVYSALIDGLCREGKLDEAREILSEMKSKGYLPNSFTYSSLMRGYFKAGISHKAILVWKEMATNNCNHNEVCYSILINGLCKDGKVKEALMVWKQMLSRGIKLDVVAYSSMIHCFCNANLMEQGLKLFNQMLCQGPEVQPDVITYNIILNAFCMHNNISRAIDILNIMLDQGCDPDFITCDVFLKTLRENVNPPQDGRDFLDELVVRLVKRQRTIGASKIIEVMLHKFLLPKASTWAMVVQQLCKPKNVRKVISECWSKLSC; encoded by the coding sequence ATGATCCATGCTATGCCCAAGTGCTCCACAACAAACCTTCTCAAACATCTTCCAACAACACTCCATCGCTATTTCTCCCTAACCCTAGCATTCCCCTTTCACTCTTTCTCTACCCATGGCCCTCAGCCTCACCCTTCGGCTGAAATCTTCAAATCAGGTACCAAAATGGGTTCTTACAAATTGGGTGATTTGTCTTTCTATTCCCTCATTCAGAACCACGCCTCTACCCTCGATTTTGGGTCCCTGGAAGTGGTCCTTGATCAAATGAAGCGCGAAAGAAGGGCTTTTCTAGAGAATAATTTCATTGTTATGTTCAAAGCTTATGGGAAGGCTCATTTGCCTGAGAAAGCTGTGGACTTGTTCCTCAGAATGAGGGGTGAGTTTCAGTGTAAACAAACAGTGAAATCATTCAATTCGGTTCTCAATGTGGTTATTCAAGAGGGTCTTTTCAATCGTGCCTTGGAGTTTTACTCACATGTTGTTGCTTCCAAGAATTTCAACATACACCCAAATGCACTCACTTTTAACTTGGTCATTAAGGCCATGTGTAGGCTTGGTTTGGTTGATCAAGCAGTTGAGGTTTTTAGAGAGATTCCGCTAAGGAATTGTGCTCCCGATTTATACACGTATTCTACCTTGATGCATGGGTTGTGTCAGGAGGGTAGAATCGACGAGGCGATTTCGTTGTTGGATGAAATGCAAGTTGAGGGCACCTTCCCTAACCCCGTTGCGTTTAATGTGTTGATCAGTGCATTGTGCAAGAACGGTGACTTGGCACGTGCGGCTAAGCTTGTTGATAATATGTTTCTCAAGGGTTGTGTCCCGAATGAAGTGACCTATAATGCACTTGTTCATGGCTTGTGCCTCAAGGGAAAGTTGGAGAAAGCGGTGAGTATGTTGAATAAGATGGTGATGAGTAAATGTGTGCCTAATGATGTTACTTTTGGAACACTTATTAATGGGTTTGTTAAACAAGGTAGAGCCTCTGATGGGGCTCGAGTTTTGGTCTCCTTGGAAGAGAGAGGCCATCGTGGGAACGAATTTGTGTACTCGTCCCTTATCAGTGGCCTGTGCAAGGAGGGAAAATTCAATCATGCAATGCAGTTGTGGAAGGAAATGGTTGGAAAGGGATGTGAACCAAATACTATAGTTTATAGTGCCCTTATTGATGGGCTTTGCCGAGAAGGGAAATTAGATGAAGCAAGGGAGATCTTATCTGAAATGAAAAGTAAAGGTTACTTGCCCAATTCCTTCACTTACAGTTCCCTCATGAGGGGTTATTTTAAAGCAGGCATTAGCCATAAAGCTATTCTTGTTTGGAAAGAGATGGCAACCAATAATTGTAATCATAATGAGGTTTGTTACAGTATACTCATTAATGGCTTGTGCAAGGATGGGAAGGTTAAGGAGGCTTTAATGGTGTGGAAGCAAATGCTGAGTAGAGGAATTAAATTAGATGTTGTGGCTTACAGCTCAATGATTCATTGCTTCTGTAATGCTAACTTAATGGAACAGGGCTTGAAACTTTTCAATCAGATGCTTTGTCAGGGGCCGGAGGTACAGCCGGATGTGATAACgtataacataattttaaatgctttttgcATGCATAATAACATCTCTCGAGCCATtgatattctaaatattatgCTAGATCAAGGTTGTGATCCTGATTTTATTACGTGCGACGTTTTCttgaaaactttaagagaaAATGTGAATCCACCTCAAGATGGTAGGGATTTTCTAGATGAGCTTGTAGTAAGGCTAGTTAAGCGACAGAGAACAATAGGTGCTTCCAAAATCATCGAAGTGATGCTGCATAAATTTTTGCTGCCAAAAGCTTCTACATGGGCAATGGTTGTTCAACAGCTCTGCAAACCTAAAAATGTTCGAAAAGTCATCAGTGAATGTTGGAGCAAGCTAAGTTGCTGA
- the LOC114164806 gene encoding haloacid dehalogenase-like hydrolase domain-containing protein 3 gives MTLLAKLRCVTIDVTGTLMAYKGELGDYYCMAAKAAGQPCPDYKRMHEGFKLAYKDMAKNYPCFGYAAKMPNIVWWKTCVRDSFVRAGYVYDEETFEKIFRRIYASFGSSAPYSVFPDSQPFLRWLREQGLKVGIVSNAEYRYQDVILPALGLNEGSEWDFGVFSGLEGVEKPNPKIYEIALERSGNIAPEQTLHIGDSIRKDYEPAKSLGMHALLVDRFKTPEAEEWRKSGAVVLPDLLAVQKWLCSAESD, from the exons ATGACATTGTTGGCTAAGCTACGCTGTGTCACAATAGATGTTACCGGTACCCTGATGGCTTACAAAGGGGAGCTTGGTGACTATTATTGCATGGCAGCCAAAGCTGCAGGGCAGCCTTGCCCAGACTACAAACGTATGCACGAGGGCTTTAAGCTTGCATATAAGGACATGGCAAAGAACTATCCCTGTTTTGGGTATGCAGCCAAAATGCCAAACATCGTATGGTGGAAAACCTGTGTGCGAGATTCTTTTGTCAGG GCTGGATATGTTTATGATGAGGAGACATTTGAGAAAATCTTCAGACGCATATATGCATCCTTTGGTTCATCTGCCCCATATTCTGTCTTTCCAGACTCTCAACCATTTCTTAGATGGCTTCGTGAACAGGGTCTCAAAGTTGGTATTGTGAGCAATGCTGAGTATCGCTATCAAGATGTGATTCTTCCAGCTTTGGGATTAAACGAG GGATCTGAGTGGGACTTTGGTGTGTTTTCTGGTCTTGAAGGCGTTGAGAAACCAAACCCAAAAATTTATGAGATTGCACTTGAGAGGTCTGGAAACATTGCACCTGAACAAACTTTGCATATTGGAGACAGCATACGGAAAGACTATGAGCCAGCTAAGAGCTTAGGGATGCATGCACTATTGGTGGACAGATTTAAGACTCCAGAAGCTGAGGAATGGAGGAAGTCTGGTGCAGTTGTTCTCCCTGATCTACTTGCAGTACAAAAATGGCTTTGTTCAGCTGAGTCAGATTGA